Proteins encoded by one window of Vibrio rumoiensis:
- a CDS encoding BCCT family transporter, whose translation MSTQKNPFALIDKPTFFGALFVLFAAVVPLLIFPEKGAEWIAIAKTFMTDEVGTLYLILGLAAFFFMIYIIFSDIGQIKLGEPDEKPEFKTGSWAAMLFCGGIGASILYWGTIEWAFYYLNPPFQLEPGSDEAIRWAATYGIFHWGPIAWSIYLVPAIPIAYFYYVRKQPVLKVSAALMPVIGEKRAHGWLGKTIDVLFIFGLLGGGATTLGLAAPLITEGLNNLFGIPKTTMVQLGVLLVCTMIFAYSAYAGMSKGIQLLSNINFWGAIGLLAFIFVVGPTNFLVETGLDSLGRMLTHFFRMASWAEPFGGYGDFKDTHFPQDWTIFYWAWWLVFAPSMGLFIARISRGRTIKQMVAGSIFFGSLGCFLFFMILGNYGLSLQLSGTVDVVAILQQQGTTAAIFSILEQLPMSTFVIAVFTILCVLFTATTFDSISYILASVVQNDVTEEPMRWNRLFWAFTLSFMPAVLMFMGGLSTLQTAAIVGGLPLIAIVAMLMLSIIKAASLDLSHQDGYQDPVINIEDLPEVDPWSTEGMALAKFEELKATAIEAANDEREALKAIWKLKKQIREEALTYGDNGLELGDIPSEMQKELDRLTTEAMAAKEVKLAASEEAQQARIAFNELLKEREEESQGSEVIDASAAMQKESKAAS comes from the coding sequence ATGAGCACGCAAAAAAATCCCTTTGCTTTAATTGATAAACCCACCTTCTTTGGTGCGTTATTCGTATTATTCGCAGCCGTTGTACCTTTATTGATTTTCCCCGAAAAAGGCGCTGAATGGATCGCCATCGCCAAAACCTTCATGACCGATGAAGTCGGTACGCTATACCTGATTCTTGGGTTAGCGGCATTCTTCTTTATGATTTATATTATTTTTTCCGATATCGGCCAAATTAAGCTGGGTGAGCCGGATGAAAAGCCAGAGTTTAAAACTGGCTCATGGGCAGCCATGTTGTTCTGTGGCGGTATTGGGGCCAGTATTTTATATTGGGGCACCATTGAGTGGGCCTTTTATTATCTAAACCCACCATTCCAACTAGAACCTGGCAGTGATGAAGCGATTCGCTGGGCTGCTACCTATGGTATTTTCCACTGGGGCCCGATTGCGTGGTCAATCTATTTAGTTCCAGCCATTCCAATCGCCTACTTCTACTATGTGCGTAAACAACCTGTACTAAAAGTGTCTGCCGCTTTAATGCCTGTCATTGGTGAAAAACGCGCTCACGGTTGGTTAGGTAAAACCATCGATGTACTATTTATCTTCGGTTTACTTGGTGGTGGTGCGACAACATTAGGTTTAGCTGCGCCACTTATCACCGAAGGTTTGAATAACTTATTTGGTATTCCTAAAACCACCATGGTGCAACTTGGGGTACTACTCGTGTGTACCATGATTTTTGCTTATTCTGCTTATGCCGGGATGTCCAAAGGTATCCAACTATTAAGTAACATCAACTTCTGGGGTGCCATTGGCCTACTTGCCTTTATCTTTGTCGTCGGGCCAACCAACTTCTTAGTTGAAACCGGACTTGATTCATTAGGCCGTATGCTAACCCACTTCTTTAGAATGGCGTCTTGGGCGGAACCATTTGGTGGCTACGGAGACTTTAAAGATACCCACTTCCCACAAGACTGGACTATTTTCTACTGGGCTTGGTGGTTAGTGTTTGCGCCAAGCATGGGTTTATTTATTGCTCGTATCTCACGGGGTCGTACGATTAAGCAAATGGTGGCAGGTTCTATTTTCTTTGGTTCACTAGGTTGCTTCTTGTTCTTTATGATCTTAGGCAACTACGGACTGTCGTTACAGCTATCTGGCACAGTTGATGTAGTGGCTATTTTGCAACAACAAGGGACAACAGCCGCTATCTTCTCCATTTTAGAACAGCTGCCGATGAGCACATTTGTCATTGCGGTATTTACTATTTTATGTGTTCTATTTACCGCCACCACCTTTGACTCAATCTCATACATCTTAGCCTCTGTGGTACAAAATGATGTAACCGAAGAGCCAATGCGTTGGAACCGTTTGTTCTGGGCATTTACGCTATCATTTATGCCTGCGGTACTGATGTTTATGGGTGGCTTATCGACACTACAAACAGCAGCGATTGTCGGAGGCTTACCTTTAATTGCCATCGTCGCCATGTTGATGCTATCCATCATCAAAGCTGCCTCTCTCGACTTATCGCACCAAGACGGTTACCAAGATCCTGTGATCAATATCGAAGACTTACCCGAAGTGGATCCTTGGTCGACTGAAGGTATGGCTCTGGCAAAATTTGAAGAGTTAAAAGCCACCGCTATTGAAGCGGCTAATGATGAGCGCGAAGCCCTCAAAGCGATTTGGAAATTGAAAAAACAGATCCGCGAGGAAGCGCTCACTTATGGTGACAATGGTTTAGAGCTTGGTGACATTCCAAGTGAGATGCAAAAAGAGCTAGACCGCCTCACTACCGAAGCGATGGCTGCGAAAGAAGTCAAGCTTGCGGCATCTGAAGAAGCTCAACAAGCTCGTATTGCTTTCAATGAATTATTAAAAGAAAGAGAAGAAGAGTCTCAAGGCTCTGAAGTAATCGATGCTTCAGCCGCAATGCAAAAAGAAAGCAAAGCCGCAAGTTAA
- the fghA gene encoding S-formylglutathione hydrolase — translation MFMKQLNSNQCFGGQQQQFEHDSSVLNCQMRFSIFLPPQASESNKVPVLYWLSGLTCSDENFVQKAGAQRMAAELGIAIVAPDTSPRGDDVADDEAYDLGKGAGFYLNATQAPWAKHYQMYDYIAYELPALIEAHFPVSDKRSISGHSMGGHGALTIGLRNAPRFKSISAFSPIASPLHCPWGHKALTAYLGDDQALWVKYDSVELMKKIKGNEAYLPPIKVDQGLSDNFLEEQLKPQLLENAANDVNYPFEINLRDGYDHSYFFIASFIDDHIKFHANYLLA, via the coding sequence ATATTTATGAAACAGTTGAATTCAAATCAGTGTTTTGGTGGGCAACAACAGCAATTTGAGCATGATTCATCAGTGCTTAATTGCCAAATGCGCTTTTCGATTTTTTTACCACCGCAAGCGTCAGAGTCGAATAAAGTGCCAGTGTTATATTGGTTATCCGGCTTGACTTGCAGCGATGAAAATTTTGTCCAAAAAGCTGGCGCGCAACGTATGGCGGCGGAATTAGGCATTGCGATTGTTGCGCCTGATACCAGCCCTCGTGGTGACGATGTGGCGGATGATGAAGCTTACGATCTTGGTAAAGGGGCGGGGTTTTATCTTAATGCTACTCAAGCGCCTTGGGCTAAGCATTATCAAATGTATGATTACATTGCCTATGAGCTACCCGCGTTGATTGAAGCGCATTTTCCGGTAAGCGATAAGCGTTCTATTTCTGGACACTCGATGGGCGGTCATGGCGCGTTAACGATTGGTTTGCGTAATGCGCCAAGGTTTAAGTCGATTTCGGCATTTAGCCCGATTGCTAGCCCACTGCATTGTCCGTGGGGGCACAAAGCTTTAACGGCTTACTTGGGAGATGACCAAGCATTGTGGGTTAAGTATGACTCCGTGGAATTGATGAAAAAAATCAAAGGTAATGAAGCCTACCTACCGCCGATTAAAGTTGATCAAGGTTTGTCGGATAACTTCTTGGAAGAGCAATTGAAACCGCAACTTTTGGAAAATGCGGCTAACGATGTGAACTATCCTTTTGAAATTAATCTTCGTGATGGTTATGACCACAGTTATTTCTTTATTGCGAGCTTCATTGATGATCACATTAAGTTTCATGCGAACTATTTATTGGCATAA
- a CDS encoding S-(hydroxymethyl)glutathione dehydrogenase/class III alcohol dehydrogenase, producing the protein MTAQVIKSRAAVAWKAGEPLKMETVDVMPPQAGEVRVKIIATGVCHTDAFTLSGDDPEGVFPAILGHEGGGIVESIGEGVTSVKVGDHVIPLYTAECGECKFCKSGKTNLCSSVRETQGKGLMPDGTTRFSINGEPIYHYMGTSTFSEYTVLPEVSLAKINPEADLKEVCLLGCGVTTGMGAVTNTAKVQPGDTVAIFGLGGIGLSAIIGSTMAKAGRIIAIDINESKFELAKKLGATDVVNPKDFDKPIQEVIVEMTDGGVDYSFECVGNVHLMRSALECCHKGWGESIIIGVAGAGQEISTRPFQLVTGRVWKGSAFGGVKGRSQLPDYVERYMKGEFKLNDFITHTMGLEDINDAFELMHEGKSIRSVIHY; encoded by the coding sequence ATGACAGCACAAGTAATCAAGTCACGCGCAGCCGTCGCATGGAAAGCGGGTGAGCCTCTTAAGATGGAAACTGTAGATGTGATGCCTCCGCAAGCTGGCGAAGTTCGTGTGAAAATTATTGCTACCGGTGTATGTCATACCGATGCATTTACGCTGTCTGGTGATGATCCAGAAGGTGTTTTTCCTGCGATCCTTGGCCATGAAGGTGGCGGCATTGTGGAATCGATTGGTGAAGGTGTGACATCGGTGAAAGTTGGCGATCATGTTATTCCACTTTACACCGCGGAGTGTGGCGAATGTAAATTCTGTAAATCAGGCAAAACCAACTTGTGTTCTTCGGTTCGTGAAACGCAAGGTAAAGGCTTAATGCCGGACGGTACCACGCGTTTTTCTATTAACGGTGAGCCTATTTACCATTACATGGGAACGTCTACCTTCTCTGAGTACACCGTTTTACCAGAAGTTTCTTTAGCCAAAATCAACCCAGAAGCCGACTTAAAAGAAGTGTGTTTATTGGGTTGTGGGGTAACAACCGGTATGGGCGCGGTGACCAATACTGCGAAAGTGCAACCAGGTGATACCGTGGCTATTTTTGGTTTGGGGGGCATTGGTTTGTCTGCGATCATTGGTTCAACTATGGCTAAAGCGGGTCGAATCATTGCGATTGATATTAATGAATCAAAATTTGAGTTAGCCAAAAAACTAGGCGCAACCGACGTGGTCAACCCGAAAGATTTCGATAAGCCAATTCAAGAAGTGATTGTTGAAATGACCGATGGTGGCGTTGATTACTCATTTGAATGTGTTGGTAATGTGCATTTAATGCGCTCTGCACTTGAGTGTTGCCATAAAGGTTGGGGCGAATCGATTATCATCGGTGTCGCGGGCGCTGGCCAAGAGATTTCAACTCGCCCATTCCAATTAGTCACAGGTCGAGTTTGGAAAGGATCGGCTTTTGGTGGTGTAAAAGGTCGTTCACAATTACCTGATTACGTAGAGCGTTACATGAAAGGTGAGTTTAAGTTGAATGACTTTATTACTCATACGATGGGCTTAGAAGATATTAATGACGCGTTCGAATTGATGCATGAGGGTAAGAGTATCCGCAGTGTGATTCATTACTAA
- a CDS encoding LysR substrate-binding domain-containing protein, whose translation MQWQGISEFVAVAETGSFTLAAKHLSVSTAQISRQVNQLEKRLSVKLFYRTTRQVKLTDIGQNYFQQCQAILEQLKEAELSVTNLNHSLQGQLKVSVPIAYGESHIAPLINDFCLLYPDLTIELWLTNQLVDLTEEKVDLAIRLGTLDDSSMMAKKLRPRQQYLCASPKYLRQQGMPESLHDLKQHNCLVGTLDYWRFHNRKLTVNGSLKCNNGYALLDAALKGIGIVQLPDYYVESYVESGQLVSILPHLQTKNDGVWAVYPHNHHLSTKVRLLLDYLDKHLN comes from the coding sequence ATGCAGTGGCAAGGAATATCGGAATTTGTAGCTGTCGCGGAAACTGGCAGCTTTACTTTAGCGGCAAAACACCTATCGGTATCGACCGCACAAATCAGCCGTCAGGTGAATCAATTAGAAAAACGCCTGTCGGTAAAATTGTTTTATCGCACCACTCGCCAAGTTAAATTAACCGACATTGGCCAAAATTATTTTCAACAATGTCAGGCGATTCTAGAACAATTAAAAGAAGCCGAATTATCCGTTACCAACCTCAATCATAGCTTGCAAGGCCAACTGAAAGTTTCGGTACCCATTGCTTACGGGGAAAGTCATATTGCGCCATTAATTAATGATTTCTGTCTGCTATACCCAGACTTAACTATCGAGCTTTGGTTAACCAATCAATTGGTCGATCTGACCGAAGAAAAAGTCGATTTAGCGATTCGCTTAGGCACGCTAGATGATTCAAGCATGATGGCGAAAAAATTACGTCCAAGGCAGCAGTACTTATGCGCCTCGCCCAAATATTTACGTCAACAAGGCATGCCGGAATCGCTACACGATCTCAAGCAACATAACTGCTTAGTGGGAACCTTAGATTATTGGCGTTTTCATAATAGGAAGTTAACCGTCAATGGCTCACTCAAATGCAATAATGGCTATGCTTTACTGGATGCTGCGCTTAAAGGAATAGGGATTGTCCAACTTCCTGACTACTACGTTGAAAGTTATGTCGAGTCAGGTCAATTGGTCTCCATTTTGCCTCATCTACAAACAAAAAATGATGGTGTGTGGGCGGTGTACCCTCACAACCATCATTTATCAACTAAGGTTCGTTTACTGCTCGATTACTTAGATAAACATCTCAACTAA
- a CDS encoding ion transporter, which produces MEQTSTFSHFQRAFKRIDQSKSFQWFVIAVIIISALTVGAHTYSLPPAMESALNIMDIAITVFFLVELVIRYLASDGIRSFFKKGWNIFDTIIVIGSLYPAAGSTILIARLLRIFRVLRLVSMVPELRVLVNALIKAIPQMGYIGLLMFVIFYIYAAIGSMLFADINPTLWSDVSISMLTLFRVATFEDWTDVMYETMEVYSLSWIYYLTFIFLTAFIFLNMMVGTILEVMSEEHKQLREEQNPDADTMATSQEMQALNEKLDQLQATLAEMNKK; this is translated from the coding sequence TTGGAACAAACGTCTACCTTTTCGCACTTTCAGCGAGCTTTTAAACGCATCGATCAAAGCAAAAGTTTTCAATGGTTTGTCATTGCGGTGATCATCATTTCAGCCCTAACGGTTGGAGCCCATACCTATTCTTTGCCACCGGCGATGGAGTCGGCCCTCAACATTATGGATATCGCGATCACGGTATTCTTTTTAGTGGAATTAGTGATCCGCTACCTCGCTAGTGATGGTATCCGCTCTTTCTTTAAAAAGGGCTGGAATATTTTCGATACCATTATTGTTATCGGTAGCTTATATCCAGCAGCAGGCTCGACCATCCTTATCGCGAGGCTACTACGTATCTTCCGCGTGTTGCGTTTGGTATCCATGGTTCCGGAGTTACGGGTACTGGTCAATGCATTGATAAAAGCGATTCCTCAGATGGGGTATATCGGATTATTAATGTTTGTCATTTTCTACATTTACGCCGCAATCGGCAGCATGTTGTTCGCCGATATTAACCCAACTTTGTGGAGTGATGTGTCGATCTCAATGCTAACCCTGTTCCGAGTGGCGACCTTTGAGGATTGGACTGATGTGATGTATGAAACCATGGAAGTCTATTCATTAAGTTGGATCTACTACCTAACGTTCATCTTCCTTACCGCGTTCATTTTCTTAAATATGATGGTTGGTACTATTTTGGAAGTGATGTCAGAAGAGCATAAGCAACTACGTGAAGAGCAAAATCCTGATGCGGATACCATGGCGACTTCACAAGAAATGCAGGCGCTTAATGAAAAGCTCGATCAACTGCAAGCGACGTTGGCGGAGATGAATAAAAAGTAG
- the thiE gene encoding thiamine phosphate synthase produces the protein MSDYRLYLVTDDQQDLATLKHVVSEAVLGGVTMVQVREKHGDVRAFIERAQAVKDILTGSGVPLIINDRVDVALAIDADGVHLGQSDMPADIARRLIGPDKILGLSIENEQQLAQADTLPIDYIGLSAIFATPTKTNTKNHWGIEGLKKALNTTSLPIVGIGGINQSNIPELMATGVHGLALVSAICHAQDPQAAAKYLLGLMS, from the coding sequence ATGAGCGACTATCGTTTGTATTTGGTCACCGATGATCAACAAGATTTAGCCACACTGAAACATGTAGTCAGTGAAGCAGTGTTAGGTGGCGTTACCATGGTGCAAGTACGCGAAAAACATGGTGATGTGCGTGCTTTTATTGAACGGGCACAAGCAGTAAAAGATATTTTAACCGGCAGTGGCGTACCTTTAATTATCAATGATCGAGTGGATGTTGCACTGGCGATTGATGCTGATGGCGTTCACCTAGGTCAGTCGGATATGCCTGCTGACATCGCTCGTCGGTTAATTGGCCCAGATAAGATCCTTGGCTTGTCGATTGAAAACGAACAACAACTTGCACAAGCCGATACGTTGCCAATTGACTACATTGGTTTAAGCGCCATTTTTGCCACCCCGACCAAAACCAATACGAAAAATCATTGGGGCATTGAAGGTTTGAAAAAGGCGTTGAATACTACCTCGTTACCGATTGTCGGGATTGGAGGCATTAATCAAAGCAATATTCCTGAATTAATGGCAACTGGCGTTCATGGTTTGGCTTTGGTTTCAGCCATTTGTCATGCGCAAGATCCACAAGCAGCGGCCAAATATTTATTAGGCTTAATGAGTTAA
- the thiM gene encoding hydroxyethylthiazole kinase — MLIEQITQALTSLREQKPLVVNITNYVVMNNTANALLAIGASPIMAHSKQEMAEMMSFAGALVVNIGTLDSAWTERMMFAVEQANANNKVVVLDPVGCGASQLRTNTSRQIAQLVNKLIIRGNASEIIALAGEQAQSKGVDALDSSDAALSAASFLVNEYGASVVISGETDYIVSNTQTVKLSNGHPMMPCVTGMGCTLSALTGAFAAVGDESGLAATAVLGVVGEMAAEQARGPGSLQMALLDELYQLDVQTLSQRLKLERLK; from the coding sequence ATGTTAATCGAACAAATTACTCAAGCGCTCACTTCGTTACGAGAGCAGAAGCCATTAGTAGTGAACATTACGAATTATGTAGTGATGAATAATACGGCTAATGCGTTATTGGCAATTGGTGCATCTCCTATCATGGCGCATTCAAAACAAGAAATGGCGGAGATGATGTCATTTGCTGGCGCGCTGGTGGTGAATATTGGCACGCTTGATAGTGCTTGGACAGAGCGAATGATGTTTGCCGTCGAGCAAGCCAATGCCAACAACAAAGTAGTGGTGCTTGATCCTGTGGGTTGTGGTGCCAGTCAGTTACGAACCAACACTTCACGTCAAATTGCTCAGTTAGTCAATAAGTTGATCATTCGTGGCAACGCTTCTGAGATTATTGCATTAGCCGGTGAACAAGCGCAAAGCAAAGGCGTAGATGCTTTAGATAGTAGTGATGCGGCATTAAGCGCAGCCAGCTTCTTGGTTAATGAGTATGGTGCGAGTGTGGTGATCTCTGGTGAAACCGACTACATAGTGAGTAATACACAAACCGTAAAACTCAGCAATGGTCATCCCATGATGCCGTGCGTAACGGGGATGGGTTGTACGCTTAGCGCTTTGACCGGAGCATTTGCCGCCGTCGGTGATGAGTCTGGTTTAGCTGCTACAGCGGTGCTTGGTGTAGTCGGTGAGATGGCTGCGGAGCAAGCGCGTGGCCCGGGTAGTCTGCAAATGGCATTGTTAGATGAGTTATATCAACTTGATGTGCAAACGCTGAGTCAACGTCTTAAATTAGAACGTCTTAAATGA
- the tenA gene encoding thiaminase II, translated as MKYQDLINACQQDWQQYTEHAFVEQLAKGTLAQPCFLHYLKQDFLFLKQYARAYALAIYKARTLDDMRRALPTVQGLLDSELSHHVTYCGQWGLTESDLENEPEDFGTVAYTRYVLDAGMTGDLVDLYAALAPCSIGYAVIGKRLIEDGDTVLEGNPYTSWINLYGGEEFQSGVASGAEHFNQLLAEIDINSQRGRNLIEVFKTATRMEVAFWQQGLNVK; from the coding sequence ATGAAATACCAAGATTTGATTAACGCTTGTCAGCAAGATTGGCAGCAATACACTGAACATGCTTTTGTTGAGCAATTAGCAAAAGGTACTCTGGCTCAACCTTGTTTTTTACATTATTTAAAGCAAGATTTTTTATTCTTAAAACAATACGCACGAGCTTACGCGTTGGCGATTTACAAAGCTCGTACTTTGGATGATATGCGCCGCGCTTTACCTACGGTACAAGGTTTACTTGATTCTGAACTGTCGCATCATGTGACTTATTGCGGTCAGTGGGGGTTAACCGAAAGTGATTTGGAAAATGAGCCAGAAGATTTTGGCACCGTTGCCTATACCCGTTATGTACTTGATGCTGGCATGACTGGCGATCTCGTCGATCTTTATGCTGCTTTAGCGCCTTGTTCGATTGGGTATGCCGTGATCGGAAAAAGGTTGATAGAAGATGGCGATACTGTTTTGGAAGGCAATCCTTATACAAGCTGGATAAATTTATACGGCGGTGAAGAGTTTCAGTCTGGTGTGGCAAGTGGAGCGGAGCACTTTAATCAGCTATTAGCCGAAATCGATATTAATAGTCAGCGTGGCCGAAACTTGATTGAAGTATTTAAAACCGCAACTCGTATGGAAGTGGCTTTTTGGCAGCAAGGTTTAAACGTTAAATAG